A genomic window from Halomonas sp. LR3S48 includes:
- a CDS encoding DUF2971 domain-containing protein has translation MLTKKQLTLLDPATWDDRNDSYYLSLYTKRKNLERTLALRLSEKNETYHHWRVFTSRESGVCIVFDREKLEAHLDAQKDIMHGPVKYMMLSKMRKGGVAIEDLPFLKRHAFTDESEYRIVYPSRRTIGCKHIKISIDTIRKVSVNPWAPDAFFGIIKETIRNISGCEKVKVGKSSLIDNKEWRRIGDRIA, from the coding sequence ATGTTAACGAAGAAGCAGCTTACGTTATTAGATCCGGCAACTTGGGATGATAGAAATGATTCATATTATCTGAGTCTCTATACAAAAAGGAAAAATCTGGAACGTACTTTAGCGTTGCGTCTATCTGAGAAAAATGAAACCTATCACCACTGGCGTGTCTTTACATCTAGAGAAAGTGGTGTCTGTATTGTCTTTGACAGAGAAAAATTAGAGGCTCATTTGGATGCGCAAAAAGATATTATGCATGGCCCCGTTAAGTATATGATGCTGTCTAAGATGCGAAAGGGTGGCGTGGCTATAGAAGATTTGCCATTTTTGAAAAGACATGCATTTACTGATGAGTCAGAGTATCGAATTGTATATCCGTCACGCAGAACTATCGGTTGTAAACATATAAAAATATCGATAGATACGATTAGAAAGGTGTCGGTTAATCCATGGGCGCCAGACGCGTTCTTTGGAATTATAAAAGAAACCATCAGAAATATTAGTGGTTGTGAGAAGGTTAAAGTTGGAAAGTCGTCATTAATTGATAATAAAGAGTGGCGGCGTATTGGAGATAGAATTGCATAA
- a CDS encoding ATP-binding protein — translation MSTLHLNNNSATAQRLPMIQTGQALMSLRDSGYSLPTALAEVVDNSIEARANRIQIRLEETVEHGKKHVHRIAISDDGEGMDVETLHHYLVIGYSTRWMRRDTIGKYGVGAKLAALNFGRRIDVWSRQSADNPWRHVHFDLDEALREEQQEGAGAVGIDAPQIAEIPDDFGALLPKGTGTLVVWSRVDRLEQGRVTATFDELLVDVQKELSRIFREYIDGGIKLDVNNKALLPHDPLFLMKGTWAEEVLNKDPREGDEAPFYQAQTIADEPIKIRGSTVRLRITLYPEAVTRSRGKGGDKLANKLRIPENQGALSFMRMKREIAYTNVPRILPSGAQDPDRFIGIEVAFNPELDDFFGVRNVKRGVEPHGELRDKIRERLARHIPQARKMLQERWGIEIVKRKAEAGEHAPINEALKEADKTMPKSRAPQIPENEAQQELARLAKDTGHDSSEEVKQQYIERIRDLPIVLESVDIPGKQFIDVQTINNQVIIRLNTRHRFYREIWKPLSEIGESEAGSVSGDDAVRSARRAVEGLALMVAAYGKAISLMDEPHQYDDLTGFWGQFVDTLMGKVRDIT, via the coding sequence ATGTCGACCCTACACCTGAACAACAATAGCGCCACCGCCCAACGCCTGCCGATGATCCAAACTGGGCAGGCACTGATGTCGCTTCGCGACTCTGGCTACAGCCTGCCTACCGCGCTCGCCGAGGTGGTTGATAACTCGATCGAGGCACGTGCCAACCGGATCCAGATACGTCTCGAGGAGACCGTCGAACACGGCAAAAAGCACGTCCATCGTATCGCGATTAGCGACGATGGCGAGGGCATGGACGTAGAGACGCTACACCACTACCTGGTGATTGGCTACTCGACGCGCTGGATGCGCCGCGACACTATCGGCAAGTACGGTGTCGGGGCCAAACTCGCGGCGCTCAACTTCGGACGCCGCATTGATGTCTGGAGCCGCCAGTCGGCGGACAACCCCTGGCGCCACGTCCATTTTGATCTCGACGAGGCGTTGCGCGAAGAGCAGCAGGAGGGTGCCGGTGCCGTTGGCATCGATGCGCCACAGATAGCCGAAATTCCGGACGACTTCGGGGCCCTTCTCCCCAAGGGGACGGGTACGTTGGTAGTGTGGAGTCGCGTCGACCGCCTTGAGCAAGGTCGCGTTACTGCCACTTTTGATGAACTGCTCGTCGACGTGCAGAAAGAACTCTCTCGCATCTTCCGCGAGTATATTGACGGCGGCATTAAGCTCGACGTCAATAACAAAGCGTTGCTTCCTCATGACCCGCTGTTCCTGATGAAGGGCACATGGGCCGAGGAGGTGCTAAACAAGGATCCGCGGGAGGGCGACGAGGCGCCTTTCTACCAAGCACAGACCATTGCCGATGAGCCCATCAAGATCCGCGGCTCGACCGTGCGCCTGCGGATCACGCTCTATCCGGAGGCAGTGACTCGGTCACGCGGTAAGGGCGGTGACAAGCTCGCCAATAAGCTACGTATCCCGGAGAATCAAGGCGCGCTAAGTTTCATGCGCATGAAGCGCGAGATCGCCTACACCAACGTACCGCGCATTCTGCCAAGCGGGGCGCAGGACCCGGATCGCTTCATCGGTATCGAAGTCGCCTTCAACCCCGAACTCGACGATTTCTTCGGGGTGCGTAACGTCAAACGCGGCGTCGAGCCGCATGGCGAGCTGCGCGATAAGATCCGCGAGCGCTTGGCGCGCCACATCCCGCAGGCTCGCAAGATGCTGCAAGAGCGCTGGGGGATCGAGATTGTGAAGCGCAAGGCCGAGGCCGGCGAGCACGCCCCGATAAACGAGGCATTGAAAGAGGCCGACAAGACAATGCCAAAAAGCCGGGCACCGCAGATCCCGGAAAACGAGGCCCAACAAGAACTCGCGCGGCTTGCCAAGGACACCGGACATGACAGCTCCGAAGAGGTGAAACAGCAATACATCGAGCGCATTCGGGACCTCCCCATCGTTCTCGAGTCGGTCGACATCCCTGGCAAGCAGTTCATCGACGTGCAGACGATCAACAACCAGGTGATCATTCGCCTGAACACCCGCCACCGCTTCTACCGCGAGATCTGGAAGCCGTTGAGCGAGATCGGCGAGTCAGAGGCGGGCTCAGTATCTGGCGACGATGCCGTACGCAGTGCGCGGCGCGCGGTGGAAGGACTTGCACTCATGGTTGCTGCCTACGGCAAGGCGATCTCGCTAATGGACGAGCCGCACCAATACGATGACCTCACGGGTTTTTGGGGGCAGTTCGTCGATACACTCATGGGTAAGGTGAGAGACATCACCTGA
- a CDS encoding restriction endonuclease — translation MTIVEAIKKVMQDVGKPLTYKEIYQEIIYKNLYRFGAKDPEALVNSKLRKHCLGLDFPSASPAKHFVIVGKRGKGAKYFLVGSSHVKTGAVQGMARSSSEERLPEEKLHDAYLEHRSTVKNLLLEQILSSDPAFFERLVVDLLLAMGYGGSVPNAGLVSGGAGDGGIDGIIKEDELGLGKIYIQAKRYAVKPVGRPDLQRFVGAMENVHKGVFITTSTFCKTAELYVDNNQKSIVLVDGHKLCELMITHRVGVSVLKEYLTFKVDSDYFVDD, via the coding sequence GTGACAATTGTTGAAGCCATAAAGAAAGTCATGCAAGACGTAGGCAAGCCGCTTACGTATAAAGAGATATATCAAGAGATAATTTATAAAAACTTGTACAGGTTTGGAGCCAAGGATCCGGAGGCGCTAGTAAATAGCAAGCTGAGAAAGCACTGCCTTGGTTTGGATTTTCCATCCGCAAGTCCTGCAAAGCATTTTGTAATCGTTGGAAAGCGTGGCAAGGGTGCGAAGTATTTCTTGGTAGGTAGCTCACATGTTAAGACAGGCGCTGTTCAAGGAATGGCGCGCTCATCATCTGAGGAAAGGCTTCCTGAAGAGAAACTCCACGACGCTTATCTTGAACACAGAAGCACTGTAAAGAACCTGCTTCTTGAGCAGATCTTATCGTCTGATCCGGCTTTCTTTGAGAGGCTTGTTGTCGATCTTTTGCTAGCAATGGGCTATGGTGGTAGCGTGCCAAATGCGGGGTTGGTTAGTGGCGGGGCAGGCGACGGTGGTATAGACGGAATAATAAAAGAAGACGAGTTAGGTCTGGGAAAAATATATATCCAAGCAAAAAGGTATGCAGTTAAGCCAGTAGGTAGACCTGATCTTCAGCGCTTCGTTGGTGCTATGGAAAATGTACACAAAGGCGTTTTTATTACCACTTCGACGTTTTGTAAAACAGCTGAGCTTTATGTTGACAATAACCAAAAAAGTATTGTCCTGGTTGACGGCCACAAGCTCTGTGAGCTGATGATTACTCATAGAGTTGGTGTTTCAGTGCTCAAGGAATATTTGACCTTCAAGGTTGATAGCGATTACTTCGTGGATGATTGA
- a CDS encoding ATP-binding protein yields the protein MIIPHDGRLRLDRERLKQHRKRLGLSQEALAEYCFDRRLCVSIASIKRAESGKAVLYRTARHLAEIYEVEVDELSAEVEEAAVVASDIEEMESARVLIQLHAVAADPSALASWVQHFGGSLEEGGTALFGLPRAYRSDAQRGLLCAATLVEQGVASRVYLQAGHWPAATPSAIVKDSSGVWVERGVAVQLAERFVFDDVGGEWLRYCGPRDEAHEARFDLVGRRVELGQLQAILESTRAYQAGHLVYIRGVAGIGKTRLSAEFAEMAAAHADHHQAEVLDFGTRADEGPLMQLTRSLLQASGEVQGEGIDEAQLLDRLSALRLPADHAMLLRPLLGLAQPEEAQSLYAAMTPATRSQRLVQALRDVLLARSIHRPQLVVVEDLHWADEALLATLTGLLQETQDAPVIWLFTSRLEQDPLETRLRPQLPELPLTLIELPPLRAQEAEALVASFGTVPAEHAARCVTQAQGNPLFLTQLLLFHPHRSLPASLANLVQTKLDQLTDLDRRAMCIAAVMGQRFSLASLQEVLGQADYQPELPQRYSLVRPLEEGNYRFVHDLILQGIYEGIPKIQRDRLHLRLAELYGEAEPGLRARHLHRARSLEAPSAFLQAVAAEMARYRHEEALALLKQCRSIDYAPKDEYRLMLLQGQVAMATGRIQAAREHFEAARAFAREECQRISADLWLARVLNMLDALEAEEAILDGLLPLAEALEDPLPLAEALYLKGNLYFPRGDFATSRAYHTRALEQARRGGNVRTEIQAMSGLGDAHYAEGQMRSTLEMFDHCVTLCRTHGHADLEASNLFMLGTARIYANQTEAALADCFDAAELGKRVGNRRAEVVARLTAGWILISQGDPHAADEQVEQGLTVARGLGSGRFEAFLLESRARGELITGRLAEARASIERAWQLVEQHALKAFIGPWVLGTRALLEEEPEARLATLQQGEALLDAGCVGHNGYRFLIAAAEVSLLDGRPDAARHYAQRLTQLMAAEPCAWGEHHRALIEAHADWLESGQAEGDKGSEASTLQALWACWHRGEAAGLVMTLPRLAASRR from the coding sequence GTGATCATCCCCCATGACGGGCGCTTGCGGCTGGATCGCGAGCGCTTGAAGCAGCACCGCAAGCGGCTGGGCCTGAGTCAGGAGGCGCTGGCCGAGTACTGTTTTGATCGGCGCTTGTGCGTCTCCATCGCTTCCATCAAGCGGGCCGAGAGTGGCAAGGCGGTGCTGTATCGTACCGCGCGCCATCTGGCCGAGATCTACGAGGTCGAGGTCGACGAGCTGTCGGCGGAGGTCGAGGAGGCTGCCGTTGTCGCTTCCGATATCGAGGAGATGGAGAGCGCCCGCGTGCTGATCCAACTGCACGCCGTGGCGGCCGATCCCTCGGCGCTGGCGAGCTGGGTGCAGCATTTCGGCGGCAGCCTGGAGGAAGGGGGCACGGCGCTGTTCGGGCTGCCTCGGGCTTACCGCAGCGATGCTCAGCGTGGCTTGTTGTGTGCCGCTACCCTGGTGGAGCAGGGGGTGGCCAGTCGCGTTTACCTTCAGGCCGGCCATTGGCCGGCTGCTACGCCCTCTGCGATTGTGAAGGATTCGAGCGGCGTCTGGGTCGAGCGTGGCGTGGCGGTGCAGTTGGCGGAGCGTTTCGTCTTCGATGATGTAGGCGGGGAGTGGCTGCGCTATTGCGGTCCACGGGACGAGGCGCACGAGGCCCGCTTCGATCTGGTGGGGCGCCGGGTGGAGCTGGGGCAGCTGCAAGCGATCTTGGAGAGTACCCGGGCTTACCAGGCCGGCCATCTGGTCTATATCCGCGGCGTGGCCGGTATTGGCAAGACTCGCCTTAGCGCCGAGTTTGCCGAGATGGCCGCGGCCCATGCCGATCATCACCAGGCCGAGGTGCTGGACTTCGGCACGCGCGCCGACGAAGGCCCGCTGATGCAGCTCACGCGCTCGCTGCTGCAAGCCTCCGGCGAGGTGCAGGGTGAGGGAATAGACGAAGCTCAACTGCTTGACCGCCTCTCGGCGCTGCGCCTGCCCGCGGATCACGCCATGCTGCTGCGTCCGCTGCTGGGGTTGGCCCAGCCAGAGGAGGCGCAGTCGCTTTATGCGGCCATGACTCCCGCGACCCGCAGCCAACGCTTGGTACAGGCGCTGCGCGACGTGCTCCTGGCGCGCTCCATCCATCGCCCGCAACTGGTGGTCGTGGAGGACCTGCACTGGGCCGACGAGGCGCTGCTGGCCACCCTCACTGGGCTGCTGCAGGAGACCCAGGATGCGCCGGTGATCTGGCTGTTTACCTCGCGCCTGGAGCAGGACCCGCTGGAGACCCGCCTGCGGCCGCAGCTGCCTGAGTTGCCGCTCACCCTGATCGAGCTACCGCCACTGCGTGCCCAGGAGGCCGAGGCCTTGGTAGCTAGCTTCGGCACGGTGCCCGCCGAGCACGCCGCCCGCTGCGTGACCCAGGCCCAGGGCAACCCACTGTTCCTGACCCAACTGCTGCTGTTCCATCCTCACCGCAGCCTGCCGGCCAGCCTCGCCAATCTGGTGCAGACCAAGCTGGACCAGCTCACCGACCTGGATCGTCGGGCCATGTGCATCGCCGCCGTGATGGGGCAGCGCTTCTCCCTGGCGTCGCTGCAGGAGGTGCTGGGGCAGGCCGATTACCAGCCCGAACTCCCCCAGCGTTACAGCCTGGTTCGCCCGCTGGAAGAGGGCAACTACCGCTTCGTGCATGACCTGATCCTGCAAGGGATCTATGAAGGCATTCCCAAGATTCAGCGCGACCGCCTGCACCTGCGCCTGGCCGAACTCTACGGCGAGGCGGAACCGGGCTTGCGGGCGCGCCACCTTCATCGGGCGCGCTCGCTGGAGGCGCCGAGTGCCTTCCTGCAGGCGGTGGCGGCGGAAATGGCCCGCTACCGGCACGAGGAAGCCCTGGCGCTGCTGAAGCAGTGCCGCTCCATCGATTATGCGCCGAAGGATGAGTACCGGCTGATGCTGCTGCAGGGCCAGGTGGCGATGGCCACCGGGCGTATACAGGCGGCGCGGGAGCACTTCGAGGCGGCCCGTGCCTTCGCCCGGGAGGAGTGTCAGCGCATCAGCGCCGACCTGTGGCTGGCCCGGGTGCTGAACATGCTCGATGCGCTGGAGGCGGAGGAAGCAATACTCGATGGCCTGCTGCCCCTGGCCGAGGCGCTGGAGGACCCCTTGCCCCTGGCCGAGGCGCTCTATCTCAAGGGCAACCTCTATTTCCCCCGGGGCGATTTCGCCACCAGCCGGGCCTATCACACCCGCGCCCTTGAGCAGGCCCGCCGTGGTGGCAACGTGCGCACCGAGATCCAGGCCATGAGCGGGCTTGGCGATGCGCACTATGCCGAGGGGCAGATGCGCAGCACCCTCGAGATGTTCGACCACTGCGTAACGCTCTGCCGGACCCATGGCCACGCCGACCTGGAGGCCTCCAACCTGTTCATGCTGGGTACGGCGCGCATCTATGCCAACCAGACCGAGGCGGCGCTCGCCGACTGCTTCGATGCCGCCGAGCTGGGCAAGCGGGTCGGCAATCGGCGTGCCGAGGTGGTTGCGCGGCTCACGGCGGGGTGGATTCTGATCTCCCAGGGCGATCCTCATGCGGCGGACGAGCAGGTCGAACAGGGGTTGACGGTGGCTCGTGGCCTGGGCTCGGGCCGCTTCGAGGCGTTCCTGCTGGAGAGCCGTGCCCGGGGCGAGCTGATCACCGGGCGGTTGGCCGAGGCGCGAGCCAGCATCGAGCGCGCCTGGCAGCTGGTGGAACAGCATGCGCTCAAGGCCTTTATCGGCCCTTGGGTGCTGGGCACCCGCGCGCTGCTGGAAGAAGAGCCCGAGGCTCGCTTGGCGACCCTGCAGCAGGGCGAAGCGCTGCTGGATGCAGGCTGCGTGGGGCACAACGGCTATCGCTTCCTGATCGCGGCGGCGGAGGTCAGCCTGCTCGACGGGCGCCCGGATGCGGCGCGCCACTATGCCCAGCGCCTGACCCAACTGATGGCGGCGGAGCCCTGTGCCTGGGGCGAGCACCACCGCGCCCTGATCGAAGCCCATGCCGACTGGCTGGAGAGCGGGCAGGCGGAAGGCGACAAGGGCAGCGAGGCGAGCACCCTGCAAGCCCTATGGGCGTGCTGGCACCGTGGCGAAGCCGCTGGCCTGGTGATGACGCTGCCTCGCCTTGCTGCCAGTCGACGCTAA
- a CDS encoding FAD-dependent oxidoreductase codes for MDLKPLRIAIIGGGVSGLSLAYYLQKFGSEAARQLVVTIFERKATLGGNAETVWVDLGCRRYPGKPDSPYRRWADLGVNDVNLATYHRLRTILGEIGELERMKPLENTESYFSRDGSIALTDDKDLFRGVSDPAHELSKVDGGRLALLIPVIHQSAIALVENHRVTPRYTVDDFFDACIAAPADMLAAAAERLSVSIDWQDPELPARLERIRQTIYYPRISAMYFADVRGPGGMPLQAPFEYYRIQEGGSPPDRRYFEHGAQHWLEALAAHITNPNTPGPRVQILRGIEVEASLSTQGVTLTECAPGDRRWEADLLIMATHAEDALPLLTFGDGLSDTQRELRHILGKVRYTRSFSVCHTAAARLPPNRNLWRTYNIEVRNPEDTFFPYRIDYVANRHQNDAENPAYNQAGLPQYFVSLVDDLNRIPRSEMLERQSSPLDAPATLANTEPGEAGYRDRLPPLDSALEAKAWTLFKHNVLDANCLEAQAEIERYNQTTARRSAEGQEGCPLLFAGGWTRGAGLQEQCLEQSEHLVALLLAAPERRIEGPLRLASTGSKARQRHHQASGFATVPARP; via the coding sequence ATGGACCTAAAACCGCTACGGATCGCCATCATCGGCGGCGGCGTCTCCGGCCTGTCGCTGGCTTACTACCTTCAGAAGTTCGGTAGCGAGGCGGCCCGACAGCTCGTGGTCACCATCTTCGAGCGCAAGGCCACCCTGGGCGGCAATGCCGAGACGGTGTGGGTCGACCTTGGCTGCCGGCGCTATCCGGGGAAGCCCGACTCGCCCTATCGCCGCTGGGCCGACCTGGGCGTGAATGACGTCAACCTGGCCACCTACCACCGCCTGCGCACGATACTCGGCGAGATCGGCGAGCTTGAGCGCATGAAGCCGCTGGAGAATACCGAGAGCTATTTCAGCCGCGACGGAAGCATCGCCCTGACCGACGACAAGGATCTGTTCCGTGGCGTCAGCGACCCGGCCCATGAGTTGAGCAAGGTCGATGGCGGCCGGCTGGCGCTGCTGATCCCCGTGATTCACCAAAGCGCTATCGCCCTGGTGGAGAATCATCGCGTTACGCCGCGCTATACGGTGGATGACTTCTTCGACGCCTGTATCGCCGCCCCCGCCGATATGCTGGCCGCGGCGGCGGAGCGATTGAGCGTCTCCATCGACTGGCAGGACCCGGAGCTACCGGCGCGGCTGGAGCGTATCCGCCAGACCATCTACTACCCCCGCATCTCGGCCATGTATTTCGCCGACGTTCGCGGCCCGGGCGGCATGCCGCTCCAGGCCCCCTTCGAGTATTACCGCATTCAGGAGGGCGGCTCGCCCCCGGACCGCCGCTACTTCGAACACGGCGCCCAGCACTGGCTGGAAGCCCTGGCCGCGCATATCACCAACCCGAATACACCGGGCCCCCGCGTTCAGATCCTGCGCGGTATCGAGGTGGAAGCCAGCCTATCGACCCAGGGTGTAACGCTGACGGAGTGTGCTCCCGGCGACCGCCGCTGGGAGGCCGACCTGCTGATCATGGCCACCCATGCCGAAGACGCCCTGCCGCTGCTGACGTTCGGCGACGGCCTGAGCGACACCCAGCGGGAGCTGCGGCATATCCTCGGCAAGGTGCGCTACACCCGCAGCTTCAGCGTCTGCCACACCGCCGCCGCCCGCCTGCCGCCCAATCGCAACCTGTGGCGCACCTACAACATCGAGGTGCGCAACCCCGAAGACACCTTCTTCCCCTACCGGATCGACTACGTGGCGAACCGCCACCAGAACGATGCCGAGAACCCCGCCTACAACCAGGCAGGCCTGCCGCAGTACTTCGTTTCCCTGGTGGATGACCTCAACCGGATTCCCCGCAGCGAGATGCTCGAGCGGCAGTCCTCGCCCCTGGACGCCCCCGCAACGCTGGCGAACACCGAGCCCGGCGAGGCAGGCTATCGGGACCGGCTACCGCCGCTGGACAGCGCCCTGGAAGCCAAGGCCTGGACCCTGTTCAAGCACAATGTGCTGGATGCCAACTGCCTGGAGGCGCAAGCGGAGATCGAGCGCTATAACCAGACCACCGCCCGGCGGAGCGCCGAAGGCCAAGAGGGTTGCCCGCTACTGTTCGCCGGCGGCTGGACTCGCGGTGCCGGCCTGCAGGAGCAGTGCCTGGAACAATCGGAGCATCTCGTCGCCCTGCTGCTGGCGGCACCGGAGCGTCGGATCGAGGGTCCCCTGCGGTTAGCGTCGACTGGCAGCAAGGCGAGGCAGCGTCATCACCAGGCCAGCGGCTTCGCCACGGTGCCAGCACGCCCATAG
- a CDS encoding VapA/VapB family virulence-associated protein codes for MNAPQTIDKQLIAHDFRVAMHGKLEPEKIDEATQALVASEKAYAANGSVASLVFYLKFQVNITDGKTFDGHAGGASSPGGGALFGHVYTNDLDRLYRDTVSFEFQATPVYLSILYFDSHSNLLGHFQSGAVSIVTGVGGGKGSWH; via the coding sequence ATGAACGCTCCGCAAACCATCGACAAGCAACTGATCGCCCACGACTTCCGTGTCGCCATGCATGGCAAGCTCGAGCCCGAGAAGATCGACGAGGCCACCCAAGCACTGGTCGCCTCCGAGAAGGCCTACGCCGCCAATGGCAGCGTGGCCAGCCTGGTCTTCTATCTCAAGTTCCAGGTCAACATCACCGATGGCAAGACCTTCGACGGCCACGCCGGAGGCGCCTCCTCACCGGGCGGCGGCGCACTCTTCGGGCACGTCTATACCAACGATCTCGACCGGCTCTATCGCGATACCGTGAGCTTCGAGTTTCAGGCCACGCCGGTCTACCTGAGCATTCTGTACTTCGACAGCCACAGCAACCTGCTGGGCCACTTCCAATCCGGGGCAGTCTCCATCGTCACCGGCGTCGGCGGTGGCAAGGGTAGCTGGCACTGA
- a CDS encoding type II toxin-antitoxin system CcdA family antitoxin — protein sequence MRAAEATKSTRKPTNLSLDSALLKEAKALGINISRAAEAGIAEAVKRHKQEQWLKENASALASSNAYVETNGLPLTRHCQ from the coding sequence ATGCGAGCAGCCGAAGCTACCAAATCCACCCGAAAGCCAACGAACCTATCGCTGGATAGTGCTCTTCTCAAAGAAGCAAAAGCCCTTGGGATCAATATTTCACGGGCCGCAGAGGCGGGGATCGCGGAGGCTGTGAAGCGTCATAAACAGGAGCAGTGGCTGAAAGAAAATGCCAGTGCCCTGGCGAGTTCGAACGCATACGTCGAAACCAACGGTTTACCTCTCACCCGGCACTGTCAATAG
- the tssI gene encoding type VI secretion system tip protein TssI/VgrG gives MADASGWQFTLALAGADDLAVVEFTHREELSAPFELTVHFASRDGSLSATDILDREATLTIWQEGEALRRVHGIVSEFGRGDRGHRRTFYHVKIQPALWRLGLRHNSRIFQEVSPLTVLNTLCDEHGLTDVAFAATREPETREYCVQYREHDLAFVERLAAEEGLFYFHEFFETGGETPRAAHRLVFADAPQVLTHLGERTYHGRAGGTPPTRHVRKLEQFARVAPASTTLKDYSFKNPAYGQLHDHLADGLEEHAQRVDYEHFDYPGRYKRDASGQAFTRIRLESLRQSASTADAESDLPELAPGVRFTLTDHDLDELNQDWQVLGVVHYGKQPQALEEDGIVQSQTEGGNSGGMTTYHNDLVLMPADLAWRPKANPKPRVDGPQVAFVVGPEGEEIYCDEHGRVKVQFPWDRYAEPNETASAWLRVSQDWAGGGYGSLAIPRIGHEVLVSYLEGDPDQPLITGRIYNAVNTPPYELPANKTRTVIRTQSHQGEGFNELRLEDQAGQEQIWLHAQKDLELLTNNDRTEEIGNDSHLTVHRHRISEIHADDHLTVHGQRHLQVDGDDHLIVGTTRHEKTARAQLVEAGQEVHHKAGSKTVIDAGAEITLKAGGSFLKLDPSGITIVGAQVKINSGGSPGSGSGQGAQTPELPQRAEREEHTQIAFSGHGPSQQAQLVEAEGLGEREFLVDVTSGSQDGQQVRLRKGRARRNGGQKG, from the coding sequence ATGGCCGATGCAAGCGGATGGCAATTCACCCTGGCCTTGGCCGGGGCCGACGACCTGGCGGTGGTCGAGTTCACACACCGCGAGGAGCTCTCCGCGCCCTTCGAGCTGACGGTACACTTCGCCAGCCGCGACGGCAGCCTCTCCGCCACCGACATTCTCGACCGTGAGGCCACCCTGACGATCTGGCAGGAGGGCGAGGCGCTGCGCCGCGTCCATGGCATCGTCAGCGAGTTCGGCCGTGGCGACCGCGGCCATCGCCGCACCTTCTATCATGTGAAGATCCAGCCCGCGCTGTGGCGCCTGGGGCTGCGCCACAACTCGCGCATCTTCCAGGAAGTCTCGCCGCTCACCGTGCTCAACACCCTGTGCGACGAACACGGCCTCACCGATGTCGCTTTCGCCGCCACCCGCGAACCCGAGACGCGGGAGTACTGCGTTCAGTACCGTGAGCACGATCTCGCCTTCGTCGAGCGCCTGGCCGCCGAAGAGGGCCTGTTCTACTTTCATGAGTTCTTTGAGACGGGCGGTGAGACACCCCGCGCCGCTCATCGCCTGGTCTTCGCCGACGCGCCCCAGGTGCTCACCCACCTGGGCGAGCGTACCTACCACGGCCGCGCCGGCGGCACGCCACCGACCCGCCACGTGCGCAAGCTTGAGCAGTTCGCCCGGGTCGCCCCGGCATCCACCACGCTCAAGGACTACTCGTTCAAGAACCCGGCCTACGGCCAGTTGCACGACCACCTCGCCGACGGGCTGGAGGAACACGCCCAGCGTGTCGACTACGAGCATTTTGACTACCCCGGCCGCTACAAGCGCGACGCCTCCGGCCAGGCCTTCACCCGCATCCGCCTCGAATCGCTGCGCCAGAGTGCCAGCACCGCCGACGCCGAAAGCGACCTGCCCGAGCTGGCCCCGGGCGTGCGCTTCACCCTGACCGACCACGACCTCGATGAGCTCAACCAGGATTGGCAAGTGCTCGGCGTGGTCCACTACGGCAAGCAGCCCCAGGCCCTGGAAGAGGACGGTATCGTCCAAAGCCAGACCGAGGGCGGGAACAGTGGCGGCATGACCACGTACCACAACGACCTCGTGCTCATGCCCGCCGACCTGGCCTGGCGCCCCAAGGCCAACCCCAAGCCCCGGGTCGACGGCCCCCAGGTCGCCTTCGTCGTCGGGCCCGAAGGCGAAGAGATCTACTGCGACGAGCACGGCCGGGTCAAGGTGCAGTTCCCCTGGGATCGCTATGCCGAACCCAACGAAACAGCGAGCGCTTGGCTCCGGGTCAGTCAGGACTGGGCCGGCGGCGGCTACGGCAGCCTCGCCATCCCGCGGATCGGCCATGAAGTTTTAGTCAGCTACCTGGAAGGCGACCCCGATCAGCCGCTGATCACCGGGCGCATCTACAACGCCGTCAACACCCCGCCCTACGAACTCCCGGCCAACAAGACCCGCACCGTCATCCGCACCCAGAGCCACCAGGGTGAAGGCTTCAACGAACTGCGCCTGGAAGACCAGGCCGGCCAGGAGCAGATCTGGCTCCACGCCCAGAAAGACCTGGAACTGCTGACCAACAACGACCGCACCGAAGAGATCGGCAACGACAGCCACCTCACCGTGCATCGACACCGCATCAGCGAGATCCACGCCGACGACCACCTCACCGTGCACGGCCAGCGCCACCTCCAGGTCGACGGCGACGACCACCTCATCGTCGGCACCACCCGCCACGAGAAGACCGCCCGCGCCCAACTCGTCGAAGCCGGGCAGGAAGTGCACCACAAAGCCGGCAGCAAGACCGTGATCGATGCCGGCGCCGAGATCACCCTCAAGGCTGGCGGCAGCTTCCTCAAGCTCGACCCCAGCGGCATCACCATCGTCGGCGCCCAGGTCAAGATCAACTCCGGCGGCAGCCCCGGCTCGGGGAGCGGGCAGGGGGCGCAGACCCCGGAACTTCCCCAGCGCGCTGAGCGCGAGGAACATACTCAAATCGCCTTCTCAGGCCATGGACCCAGCCAGCAGGCGCAACTGGTCGAGGCAGAAGGGCTGGGTGAGCGCGAGTTTCTCGTCGACGTCACCAGCGGTAGCCAGGATGGTCAGCAGGTTCGTTTGCGCAAAGGGCGAGCTCGCAGGAATGGAGGGCAGAAGGGATGA